A single region of the Halopiger xanaduensis SH-6 genome encodes:
- a CDS encoding GMC family oxidoreductase: MNGDRPPAESAEPVDDIDRTPVPDADVCVIGAGPAGGLVADRLADAGHEVVVLEAGPRFDSEDRLARQERAIRPAYDRPDVWDGDPERDAHSASGEWYYPLNHARVKGVGGSTLHWQGMVMRLHEDDFNSESARGVGTDWPIDYPDLRPYYAEAERELGVAGASDNPFAPPREEPHPMPAFEPSYSDSLFAEACEEVGVAMHSVPNARNSEAYDDRSACVGYGTCQPVCPAGAKYDATVHVERAESKGTTVIDRAPVQRLEHGADRIEAAVYATPEDEEQRQEADAFVVACGGVETPRLLLLSESSDYPDGLANSSGLVGQFFMDHLFAGTGGVLDERTRQNHVGFLTSESHQFYDEADDEYAPFKLEFFNYDGPSPVEMALTGEDWGDDLLERLGSEYGNHIGMGALVEQLPREDSYVGLDRSTTDDRGNPVPDVHWNVGDRALRTIERVNEIQERILEELGAEITWQVGPDNTGPAYHHMGTTRMGDDPAESVVNARLRTHDLENCWIASSSVFPTAGAMNPTLTIAALALKAADHVHGNL, translated from the coding sequence GTGAACGGCGACAGACCGCCGGCGGAGAGCGCCGAACCGGTCGATGACATCGACCGAACGCCGGTTCCGGACGCCGACGTCTGCGTGATCGGCGCGGGACCGGCCGGCGGACTCGTGGCCGACCGACTCGCCGACGCGGGTCACGAGGTCGTCGTCCTCGAGGCCGGGCCGCGGTTCGACTCCGAGGACCGACTCGCGCGTCAGGAACGGGCGATCCGGCCGGCGTACGACCGGCCGGACGTCTGGGACGGCGACCCCGAGCGGGACGCCCACTCGGCGTCGGGCGAGTGGTACTACCCGCTGAACCACGCCCGCGTGAAGGGCGTCGGCGGCTCGACGCTCCACTGGCAGGGGATGGTGATGCGCCTCCACGAGGACGATTTCAACTCCGAAAGCGCCCGCGGCGTCGGTACGGACTGGCCGATCGACTACCCGGATTTGCGTCCCTACTACGCCGAGGCCGAGCGCGAACTCGGCGTCGCCGGCGCCAGCGACAACCCCTTCGCGCCGCCCCGCGAGGAACCGCACCCGATGCCCGCGTTCGAGCCGTCCTACAGCGACTCGCTGTTCGCCGAGGCCTGCGAGGAGGTGGGGGTCGCGATGCACTCGGTGCCGAACGCGCGCAACTCGGAGGCCTACGACGACCGCAGCGCCTGCGTCGGCTACGGCACCTGCCAGCCAGTCTGTCCCGCCGGCGCGAAGTACGACGCGACGGTCCACGTCGAGCGCGCCGAGTCGAAGGGGACGACGGTGATCGACCGCGCGCCGGTCCAGCGACTCGAGCACGGTGCCGATCGAATCGAGGCGGCCGTTTACGCGACGCCCGAGGACGAAGAACAGCGGCAGGAGGCCGACGCCTTCGTCGTCGCCTGCGGGGGCGTCGAGACGCCCCGCCTGCTCCTGCTCTCGGAATCGAGCGACTATCCCGACGGGCTGGCGAACTCGAGCGGCCTCGTGGGACAGTTCTTCATGGACCACCTGTTCGCCGGTACGGGCGGCGTGCTCGACGAACGCACGCGCCAGAACCACGTCGGCTTCCTCACCAGCGAGTCCCACCAGTTCTACGACGAGGCCGACGACGAGTACGCGCCCTTCAAACTCGAGTTCTTCAACTACGACGGCCCCTCTCCCGTCGAGATGGCCCTGACCGGCGAGGACTGGGGCGACGACCTGCTCGAGCGCCTCGGATCGGAGTACGGCAACCACATCGGGATGGGCGCGCTGGTCGAGCAACTCCCCCGCGAAGACAGCTACGTCGGCCTCGACCGGTCGACGACCGACGACCGCGGCAATCCCGTGCCGGACGTCCACTGGAACGTGGGCGACCGGGCGCTGCGGACCATCGAGCGGGTCAACGAGATTCAGGAGCGGATCCTCGAGGAACTGGGCGCCGAGATCACCTGGCAGGTCGGCCCCGACAACACGGGTCCGGCCTACCACCACATGGGGACGACACGGATGGGGGACGATCCCGCGGAAAGCGTGGTGAACGCCCGCCTGCGGACTCACGACCTTGAGAACTGCTGGATCGCCTCGAGCAGCGTCTTCCCGACCGCCGGCGCGATGAACCCGACGCTGACGATCGCGGCGCTCGCGCTGAAGGCGGCCGATCACGTCCACGGAAACCTGTAG
- a CDS encoding SOS response-associated peptidase codes for MCGRYTLTLERDAFEDRFGATVDDSVGEFEPRYNAAPGQELPVITDDAPETVRQLEWGLVPSWADDDCGGMINARAETVDEKPSFRDAYERRRCLVPADGFYEWVETERGKQPYRVALEDDRPFAMAGLWERWEPDDETTQAGLDAFGGGLEDEDDDDTALETFTVLTAEPNDLVADLHHRMAVILEPDREREWLTADDPKAEGLLEPYPADEMRAYPVSTAVNDPSNDDPSLLEPLETA; via the coding sequence ATGTGCGGACGATATACGCTGACCCTCGAGCGCGACGCGTTCGAGGACCGGTTCGGCGCGACCGTCGACGATTCGGTCGGCGAGTTCGAGCCGCGGTACAACGCGGCGCCGGGTCAAGAACTGCCCGTCATCACCGACGACGCGCCCGAGACGGTCCGGCAACTCGAGTGGGGCCTCGTGCCGTCGTGGGCCGACGACGACTGCGGCGGGATGATCAACGCGCGGGCCGAGACGGTCGACGAGAAGCCGAGTTTTCGCGACGCTTACGAGCGGCGCCGCTGCTTGGTCCCTGCGGACGGTTTCTACGAGTGGGTCGAGACCGAGCGCGGCAAACAGCCCTATCGGGTCGCCCTCGAGGACGACCGGCCGTTCGCGATGGCCGGCCTGTGGGAGCGGTGGGAGCCCGACGACGAGACGACGCAAGCGGGCCTCGACGCCTTCGGCGGCGGCCTCGAGGACGAGGATGACGACGACACCGCGCTCGAGACGTTTACCGTCCTCACCGCGGAGCCGAACGACCTCGTGGCCGACCTGCACCACCGGATGGCCGTCATCCTCGAGCCGGACCGCGAGCGGGAGTGGTTGACCGCCGACGATCCCAAAGCCGAAGGGCTGCTCGAACCCTATCCGGCCGACGAGATGCGGGCGTACCCGGTGTCGACGGCGGTCAACGATCCGTCGAACGACGATCCGTCGCTGCTCGAGCCGCTCGAGACGGCGTGA
- a CDS encoding ABC transporter permease subunit, translated as MTRGWRLIARKEVGDAIRNRQLYTNAALFALVFALIAYLHVDQARAGYAEPENLVGLLSGVSIVLVPAVALMLSYAAIVKRREDGQLALLLGLPHDRRDVVVGTYLGRYAVLAASLVVGVLAAAVVTLAFSVELAAVELGGYLVAAAVLGLAYVAIATCLSTLTRDQTWASIGAFVVFMLFVFAWRFVPDAAVFLVNGLEMPSQRPWWHPYVGALSPSVAYERALDLVLGGSGDRTLSAFGALVLLGWAVLAPAAGYVRFKTSDL; from the coding sequence ATGACCCGCGGGTGGCGATTGATCGCGCGCAAGGAGGTCGGCGACGCGATCCGCAACCGGCAGCTGTACACGAACGCCGCGCTGTTCGCGCTCGTCTTCGCCCTGATCGCCTACCTGCACGTCGATCAGGCGCGGGCCGGCTACGCGGAGCCCGAGAACCTCGTCGGGCTGCTCAGCGGCGTGAGCATCGTCCTCGTGCCGGCGGTCGCGCTCATGCTGTCCTACGCGGCGATCGTCAAGCGCCGCGAGGACGGCCAGCTCGCGCTGTTGCTCGGCCTGCCCCACGACCGGCGCGACGTCGTCGTCGGCACCTATCTCGGGCGGTACGCCGTGCTCGCCGCCTCGCTCGTCGTCGGCGTCCTCGCTGCCGCGGTCGTCACGCTCGCCTTTTCGGTCGAACTGGCCGCCGTCGAACTGGGCGGCTACCTCGTCGCGGCCGCCGTCCTCGGGCTCGCCTACGTCGCGATCGCGACCTGCCTCTCGACGCTGACGCGGGACCAGACGTGGGCCTCGATCGGCGCGTTCGTCGTCTTCATGCTGTTCGTCTTCGCCTGGCGGTTCGTCCCCGACGCGGCCGTCTTCCTCGTCAACGGCCTCGAGATGCCGAGCCAACGGCCGTGGTGGCACCCCTACGTCGGCGCGCTCTCGCCGAGCGTCGCGTACGAACGGGCGCTCGATCTCGTCCTCGGGGGGAGCGGCGACCGCACGCTGTCGGCGTTCGGCGCCCTCGTCCTCCTCGGGTGGGCCGTCCTCGCGCCCGCTGCGGGTTACGTGCGGTTCAAAACGAGCGATCTCTAG
- a CDS encoding RNA-binding protein, whose translation MEVKSRHHLRSDAVSALEDALADHLGVEPEGDAYERVEFEDTDWEVVLIDGEPQVAYFDEEPFLTVRGANAYDPDKRVVTVDAGAVSFVSDGADVMRPGITEATDDIEPDDLVIIAEESHGKVLAIGRARVPGEDMVGDEGKVVDSLHHVGDELFEFTG comes from the coding sequence ATGGAAGTCAAGTCTCGCCACCACCTGCGGAGCGACGCCGTCTCGGCGCTCGAGGACGCACTCGCCGACCACCTCGGCGTCGAACCCGAGGGGGACGCCTACGAGCGCGTCGAGTTCGAGGACACCGACTGGGAAGTGGTCCTCATCGACGGCGAACCGCAGGTCGCGTACTTCGACGAGGAGCCGTTCCTGACGGTGCGGGGCGCCAACGCCTACGATCCGGACAAGCGGGTCGTGACGGTCGACGCCGGCGCGGTCTCGTTCGTCAGCGACGGCGCGGACGTGATGCGCCCCGGGATCACGGAAGCGACCGACGATATCGAACCGGACGATCTGGTCATCATCGCCGAGGAATCCCACGGGAAGGTGCTGGCGATCGGCCGCGCCCGCGTCCCGGGCGAGGATATGGTCGGCGACGAGGGGAAGGTCGTCGACTCGCTGCACCACGTCGGCGACGAACTCTTCGAGTTCACCGGCTGA
- a CDS encoding DUF7562 family protein, whose translation MWPWSSRNRTTTVTCLACGDEVTRSMAREYDKYGNRWDREDKEFEYLCKSCDRELCHHPRNELEDLLVDLEAGERDQTAFLARYLAAVEERYGPLEEPPEERREER comes from the coding sequence ATGTGGCCCTGGTCCTCTCGGAACCGAACGACGACGGTCACGTGCCTCGCCTGCGGCGACGAGGTCACCCGGTCGATGGCCCGGGAGTACGACAAGTACGGCAACCGCTGGGACCGCGAGGACAAGGAGTTCGAGTACCTCTGCAAGTCCTGCGACCGGGAGCTCTGTCACCACCCGCGGAACGAACTCGAGGACCTGCTGGTCGATCTCGAGGCCGGCGAGCGCGACCAAACGGCGTTTCTCGCGCGGTATCTCGCCGCGGTCGAGGAACGGTACGGGCCGCTCGAGGAGCCGCCCGAGGAACGACGCGAGGAGCGGTGA